A DNA window from Streptomyces sp. 71268 contains the following coding sequences:
- a CDS encoding TetR/AcrR family transcriptional regulator, whose amino-acid sequence MAEHRTMQRGALLDAARTLLSEGGTDALTFPALAERTGLARSSVYEYFRSRAAVVEELCAVDFPVWAAEVEAAMERADTAEAKIEAYVRQQLALVGDRRHRAVVAISAGELDAGAREKIRAAHGGLIAMVVEALGALGHEEPRLTAMLLQGVVDAAVRRIELGAAEDPGRITDAAVATALRGVCG is encoded by the coding sequence GTGGCCGAGCACCGGACGATGCAGCGCGGCGCCCTGCTGGACGCCGCCCGTACCTTGCTGTCTGAAGGCGGTACCGACGCGCTGACGTTCCCCGCGCTCGCGGAGCGGACGGGGCTCGCCAGGTCGTCCGTCTATGAGTATTTCCGGTCGCGGGCCGCCGTGGTCGAAGAACTGTGCGCCGTGGACTTCCCCGTGTGGGCGGCCGAGGTCGAGGCCGCGATGGAGCGAGCCGACACCGCCGAGGCCAAGATCGAGGCGTACGTCCGACAGCAGTTGGCGCTGGTCGGTGACCGACGCCACCGGGCCGTGGTGGCGATCTCCGCGGGAGAGCTGGACGCGGGAGCGCGGGAGAAGATCCGGGCCGCACACGGTGGGCTGATCGCCATGGTGGTCGAGGCGCTGGGCGCGCTCGGTCACGAGGAGCCCAGGTTGACCGCGATGCTGTTGCAGGGCGTGGTCGACGCGGCCGTCCGGCGCATCGAACTGGGCGCCGCGGAGGACCCTGGGCGTATCACGGACGCCGCCGTCGCCACGGCCCTGCGCGGAGTGTGCGGCTGA
- the rpsB gene encoding 30S ribosomal protein S2, with translation MAVVTMRELLESGVHFGHQTRRWNPKMKRFIFTERNGIYIIDLLQSLSYIDRAYEFVKETVAHGGSIMFVGTKKQAQEAIAEQATRVGMPYVNQRWLGGMLTNFSTVYKRLQRLKELELIDFEDVAASGLTKKELLVLSREKAKLEKTLGGIREMQKVPSAVWIVDTKKEHIAVGEARKLRIPVVAILDTNCDPDEVDYKIPGNDDAIRSVTLLTRVIADAVAEGLIARSGAATGDVKADKAAGEPLAEWERDLLEGDTAKKAEEAEKPAEAAAAEVAAPEAPAADAEQA, from the coding sequence ATGGCCGTCGTCACGATGCGGGAGCTGCTGGAGAGCGGCGTCCACTTCGGTCACCAGACCCGCCGTTGGAACCCGAAGATGAAGCGCTTCATCTTCACCGAGCGCAACGGCATCTACATCATCGACCTGCTCCAGTCGCTGTCGTACATCGACCGCGCCTACGAGTTCGTCAAGGAGACCGTCGCGCACGGCGGCTCCATCATGTTCGTCGGCACGAAGAAGCAGGCGCAGGAGGCCATCGCCGAGCAGGCGACCCGCGTCGGCATGCCCTACGTCAACCAGCGCTGGCTGGGCGGCATGCTCACCAACTTCTCGACCGTCTACAAGCGCCTCCAGCGCCTCAAGGAGCTTGAGCTCATCGACTTCGAGGATGTGGCCGCCTCCGGCCTCACCAAGAAGGAGCTCCTGGTCCTCTCGCGCGAGAAGGCCAAGCTGGAGAAGACCCTCGGCGGTATCCGCGAGATGCAGAAGGTGCCGAGCGCCGTCTGGATCGTGGACACCAAGAAGGAGCACATCGCCGTTGGCGAGGCGCGCAAGCTCCGCATCCCGGTCGTCGCGATCCTCGACACCAACTGCGACCCCGACGAGGTCGACTACAAGATCCCCGGCAACGACGATGCGATCCGCTCCGTCACGCTGCTCACCCGCGTCATCGCCGACGCCGTCGCCGAGGGCCTCATCGCCCGCTCCGGTGCGGCCACCGGTGACGTGAAGGCCGACAAGGCGGCCGGCGAGCCGCTCGCCGAGTGGGAGCGCGACCTGCTTGAGGGCGACACGGCCAAGAAGGCCGAAGAGGCCGAGAAGCCCGCCGAGGCCGCTGCCGCCGAGGTTGCCGCCCCCGAGGCTCCGGCCGCGGACGCCGAGCAGGCCTGA
- the tsf gene encoding translation elongation factor Ts encodes MANFTAADVKKLRELTGAGMMDCKKALDEAEGSVDKAVEILRVKGQKGVAKRESRSATNGAVVSLIADDKSSGVLVELKCETDFVAKGDKFVAVADTIAAHVAKTAPADIAALLASEIEAGKTVQAYVDEANATLGEKIVLDRFAQFSGGYVAAYMHRTSPDLPPQVGVLVELDQENAEVAKDVAQHIAAFSPKFLTREEISAETVENERRVAEATAREEGKPEAALPKIVEGRVTGFFKENVLLDQPFAKDNKKSVKKVLDEAGVSLKRFARFRVGV; translated from the coding sequence ATGGCGAACTTCACCGCCGCTGACGTCAAGAAGCTCCGTGAGCTCACCGGCGCCGGCATGATGGACTGCAAGAAGGCGCTGGACGAGGCCGAGGGCAGCGTCGACAAGGCCGTCGAGATCCTGCGCGTCAAGGGCCAGAAGGGCGTGGCCAAGCGCGAGAGCCGCAGCGCCACCAACGGCGCCGTCGTCTCGCTGATCGCCGACGACAAGAGCTCCGGCGTCCTGGTCGAGCTCAAGTGCGAGACGGACTTCGTCGCCAAGGGTGACAAGTTCGTCGCCGTGGCCGACACGATCGCCGCGCACGTCGCCAAGACCGCCCCGGCCGACATCGCCGCACTGCTCGCCTCCGAGATCGAGGCCGGCAAGACCGTGCAGGCGTACGTGGACGAGGCCAACGCCACGCTCGGCGAGAAGATCGTCCTCGACCGGTTCGCCCAGTTCTCCGGGGGCTACGTCGCGGCGTACATGCACCGCACCAGCCCGGACCTGCCGCCCCAGGTGGGCGTGCTCGTCGAGCTGGACCAGGAGAACGCCGAGGTCGCCAAGGACGTCGCGCAGCACATCGCCGCGTTCTCGCCGAAGTTCCTCACCCGCGAGGAGATCTCGGCCGAGACCGTCGAGAACGAGCGTCGCGTCGCCGAGGCCACCGCGCGCGAGGAGGGCAAGCCCGAGGCCGCCCTGCCGAAGATCGTCGAGGGCCGCGTCACCGGCTTCTTCAAGGAGAACGTGCTGCTCGACCAGCCGTTCGCCAAGGACAACAAGAAGTCCGTCAAGAAGGTCCTGGACGAGGCCGGCGTCTCGCTCAAGCGCTTCGCCCGCTTCCGCGTCGGCGTCTGA
- the frr gene encoding ribosome recycling factor gives MIEEILLEAEEKMEKAVVVAKEDFAAIRTGRAHPAMFNKIVADYYGALTPINQLASFSVPEPRMAVVTPFDKSALRNIEQAIRDSDLGVNPSNDGSIIRVVFPQLTEDRRKEYIKVAKTKAEDAKISIRSVRRKAKETIDKLVKDGETGEDEGRRAEKELDDTTAKYVAQVDELLKHKEAELLEV, from the coding sequence GTGATCGAAGAGATCCTCCTCGAGGCCGAGGAGAAGATGGAGAAGGCCGTCGTGGTCGCCAAGGAGGACTTCGCCGCGATCCGCACCGGGCGTGCGCACCCGGCGATGTTCAACAAGATCGTGGCGGACTACTACGGGGCGCTGACGCCGATCAACCAGTTGGCGTCGTTCTCGGTACCGGAGCCGCGGATGGCGGTTGTCACGCCGTTCGACAAGAGCGCGCTCCGCAACATCGAGCAGGCCATCCGTGACTCGGACCTGGGCGTCAACCCGAGCAACGACGGAAGCATCATCCGGGTGGTGTTCCCCCAGCTCACGGAGGACCGCCGCAAGGAGTACATCAAGGTCGCCAAGACCAAGGCCGAGGACGCCAAGATCTCCATCCGCAGCGTTCGCCGCAAGGCCAAGGAGACCATCGACAAGCTCGTCAAGGACGGCGAGACGGGCGAGGACGAGGGCCGCCGCGCGGAGAAGGAGCTCGACGACACCACCGCGAAGTACGTCGCGCAGGTGGACGAGCTGCTCAAGCACAAGGAAGCCGAGCTGCTCGAGGTCTGA
- a CDS encoding ABC transporter ATP-binding protein, translated as MLRLDGVTVRFRDRVALDAVSLDVAERQTVCVLGPSGSGKSTLLRVVAGLQATDAGQVWLAGRDQAGVPAHRRGVGLMFQDHQLFPQRDVAGNVAFGLRMRRAGRGEADRAVAELLDLVGLPGAQRRAIAALSGGEQQRVALARALAPRPKLLMLDEPLGQLDRSLRERLVVELRQMFLQLGMTVLAVTHDQGEAFALADRVVVMRDGRIAQVGTPLEVWQRPASEFVARFLGFDNVVAATVQGASAATPWGELPVPVGTSTGPCQLLVRPTGVRLTSADDGLPCVVRARTFRGGLGVSLLLQPEQGPTLEAACSLREAPAEGDQVRVAFSAEDVMVLGGTE; from the coding sequence TTGCTGCGGCTGGATGGCGTCACGGTGCGCTTCCGCGACCGCGTCGCGCTGGACGCGGTGAGCCTCGACGTCGCCGAGCGGCAGACCGTCTGTGTGCTGGGGCCCAGCGGTAGCGGCAAGTCGACCCTGTTGCGGGTGGTAGCCGGCCTACAGGCCACGGATGCCGGGCAGGTCTGGTTGGCCGGCCGCGACCAGGCCGGGGTGCCTGCGCACCGTAGGGGCGTCGGCCTCATGTTCCAGGACCACCAGTTGTTCCCTCAGCGTGACGTGGCGGGCAACGTGGCTTTCGGCCTGCGGATGAGGAGGGCCGGGCGCGGAGAGGCTGACCGCGCCGTGGCCGAACTCCTCGACCTGGTGGGCCTTCCGGGCGCGCAGCGACGGGCGATCGCCGCACTGTCCGGAGGGGAACAGCAGCGCGTGGCGCTGGCGCGAGCGCTCGCCCCCCGGCCGAAGCTGCTGATGCTGGACGAGCCGCTGGGCCAGCTCGACCGCAGCCTGCGTGAACGGCTCGTGGTCGAGCTGCGTCAGATGTTCCTCCAACTGGGCATGACGGTGCTGGCGGTCACCCACGACCAGGGCGAGGCGTTCGCCCTCGCCGACCGGGTGGTGGTCATGCGAGACGGGCGGATTGCTCAGGTAGGCACGCCGCTAGAGGTCTGGCAGCGCCCCGCTTCTGAGTTCGTGGCGCGCTTCCTCGGCTTCGACAACGTGGTTGCCGCCACCGTGCAGGGCGCGTCCGCCGCCACGCCCTGGGGCGAGCTACCCGTACCCGTGGGCACCTCGACTGGCCCGTGCCAACTGTTGGTTCGCCCCACGGGCGTGCGACTGACAAGCGCGGACGACGGCCTCCCGTGCGTGGTGCGTGCGCGCACGTTCCGAGGCGGCCTGGGCGTCTCCCTGCTCCTACAGCCCGAGCAGGGGCCGACGCTGGAGGCAGCGTGTTCGCTGCGGGAGGCTCCAGCGGAAGGGGACCAGGTGCGCGTCGCGTTCTCGGCCGAGGACGTGATGGTTCTCGGCGGTACGGAGTAG
- a CDS encoding ATP-binding cassette domain-containing protein, translating to MVAPPDNDVLWARALTYAYGGSPALTGVSLGVQEGEILAVSGPRGSGKTTLLRCLSGQLLPDSGEVWFNSSPIHTMSALARERLRCERFGWIDPEPCLLPELNAWENAALPLMLRGTRRKSAKHAAHEWLDRLDIGDCARSRPAELLQAQRQRVAVARALAAAPDILFADEPTAPLHGPDREQVLRTITTAARSHGITVVLTGHGTEADALVDRSVSLIDGRRSGSVPAHHAEGSAACSVSV from the coding sequence ATGGTGGCTCCGCCCGACAACGATGTGCTGTGGGCGCGCGCCCTCACCTACGCGTACGGTGGCTCGCCCGCGCTGACGGGCGTGTCCCTGGGCGTTCAGGAGGGTGAGATCCTCGCCGTGTCCGGGCCTCGCGGCTCCGGCAAGACCACCTTGTTGCGCTGCCTCTCGGGTCAGCTCCTGCCCGACAGCGGTGAGGTGTGGTTCAACAGCTCGCCCATTCACACCATGTCGGCACTGGCGCGCGAGCGGCTGCGTTGCGAACGCTTCGGGTGGATCGATCCCGAGCCGTGCCTCCTACCGGAACTCAACGCCTGGGAGAACGCCGCACTGCCCCTCATGCTCCGTGGCACGCGCCGTAAGAGCGCCAAGCACGCGGCGCACGAATGGCTGGACCGACTCGACATCGGTGACTGTGCCCGGAGTCGACCTGCCGAGCTCCTGCAGGCCCAGCGGCAGCGCGTGGCCGTCGCCAGGGCGCTCGCCGCAGCACCCGACATCCTCTTTGCCGACGAGCCCACCGCCCCGCTGCACGGCCCCGACCGGGAACAAGTGCTCCGCACCATCACCACGGCGGCCCGTTCGCACGGCATCACCGTGGTGCTCACCGGCCACGGCACCGAGGCCGATGCCCTGGTCGACCGCTCCGTCTCACTCATCGACGGCCGCCGGAGCGGCTCCGTCCCCGCCCATCACGCGGAGGGCAGTGCGGCGTGCTCAGTCTCCGTCTAG
- a CDS encoding phosphatidate cytidylyltransferase, which produces MNDSSWGAPPRTGYRGSTDQGSAPSLRGAMPSTSAGPLRAAEHAAQTRPMPIVPDRGGDQDDQGAARLSGPLFRDEQEPPAPSPQPGSEPAHEPARGDAGTTPRERPAVPSAPQKKRAGRDLRAAIGVGLGLGAVIVVSLFVQKVLFVGVITVAVVVGLWELTSRLAERKEIRAPLVPLAVGGAAMVVAGYLRGAQGAWIAMALTALAVLLWRMTEPPDNYLRDVTAGVFAAFYVPFLATFVALMLAADDDGPQRVLTFLILTVVSDTGAYAVGWKFGRNKLAPRISPGKTREGLLGAVAFAMVAGALCMRFLIEDGAWWQGLILGLAVAVSATLGDLGESMIKRDLGIKDMGTLLPGHGGIMDRLDSLLPTAPVAWLLLVMFVGAG; this is translated from the coding sequence ATGAACGACTCATCCTGGGGGGCTCCGCCCCGTACCGGCTACCGGGGCTCGACCGACCAGGGATCTGCTCCCTCGCTTCGTGGGGCAATGCCTTCGACATCGGCGGGTCCCCTGCGCGCGGCGGAGCATGCGGCGCAGACTCGGCCCATGCCCATCGTGCCCGACAGAGGCGGAGACCAGGACGACCAGGGGGCCGCTCGGTTGAGTGGCCCCCTGTTCCGCGACGAGCAGGAACCGCCAGCCCCGTCGCCCCAGCCCGGCTCGGAGCCCGCTCACGAGCCCGCACGGGGCGACGCGGGCACGACGCCCAGGGAGCGCCCGGCCGTGCCATCCGCGCCGCAGAAGAAGCGGGCAGGGCGTGACCTGCGCGCCGCGATAGGGGTCGGCCTCGGGCTCGGCGCCGTCATCGTCGTCTCGCTCTTCGTGCAGAAGGTCCTCTTCGTCGGCGTCATAACGGTCGCCGTCGTCGTCGGCCTGTGGGAGCTGACCTCGCGGCTCGCCGAGCGCAAGGAGATCCGCGCACCGCTCGTGCCGCTGGCGGTGGGTGGCGCGGCCATGGTCGTGGCCGGATACCTGCGTGGCGCGCAGGGCGCCTGGATCGCCATGGCGCTCACGGCGCTCGCGGTGCTCCTGTGGCGGATGACGGAGCCGCCGGACAACTACCTCCGGGACGTCACGGCGGGCGTCTTCGCGGCGTTCTACGTGCCGTTCCTCGCGACGTTCGTCGCGCTCATGCTCGCCGCGGACGACGACGGTCCGCAGCGGGTTCTCACGTTCCTGATCCTGACCGTGGTCAGCGACACCGGGGCGTACGCCGTGGGCTGGAAGTTCGGCAGGAACAAGCTCGCCCCGCGCATCAGCCCCGGCAAGACGCGTGAGGGCCTGTTGGGCGCCGTGGCCTTCGCCATGGTGGCGGGCGCGCTGTGCATGCGCTTCCTGATCGAGGACGGTGCCTGGTGGCAGGGGCTCATCCTCGGCCTCGCCGTTGCCGTCAGCGCCACCCTGGGCGACCTGGGCGAGTCCATGATCAAGCGGGACCTCGGGATCAAGGACATGGGAACGCTGCTGCCGGGGCACGGCGGAATCATGGACCGCCTCGACTCGCTGCTTCCGACGGCGCCGGTGGCCTGGCTGCTGCTGGTGATGTTCGTCGGCGCGGGCTGA
- the rlmN gene encoding 23S rRNA (adenine(2503)-C(2))-methyltransferase RlmN has translation MPAPGELTFVAPRGAKKPPRHLADLTPAERREAVAAIGEKPFRAGQISRHYFARYTHDPANWTDIPAAAREKLAAELLPDLMNVVRHISCDGDTTRKTLWRLHDGTLVESVLMRYPDRVTMCISSQAGCGMNCPFCATGQAGLDRNLSTAEIVHQIVDGMRALRDGEVPGGPARLSNIVFMGMGEPLANYKRVVGAIRRLTDPEPDGLGISQRGITVSTVGLVPAMLRFADEGLKCRLAVSLHAPDDELRDTLVPVNTRWKVREVLDAAWEYAEKSGRRVSIEYALIKDINDQAWRADLLGKLLSGRRVHVNLIPLNPTPGSKWTASRPEDERAFVAGLEAHGVPVTVRDTRGQEIDGACGQLAASER, from the coding sequence ATGCCTGCACCCGGAGAACTCACTTTCGTCGCGCCGCGCGGAGCCAAGAAGCCGCCGCGGCACCTTGCCGACCTCACCCCCGCCGAGCGCCGTGAGGCCGTGGCCGCGATCGGTGAGAAGCCCTTCCGTGCTGGACAGATCTCCCGGCACTACTTCGCTCGGTACACGCACGACCCGGCGAACTGGACCGACATCCCCGCGGCCGCACGCGAGAAGCTGGCCGCGGAGCTACTGCCCGACCTGATGAACGTCGTCAGGCACATCAGTTGTGACGGCGACACCACCCGTAAGACGCTGTGGCGACTGCACGACGGGACCTTGGTCGAGTCGGTGCTGATGCGCTACCCGGACCGGGTCACGATGTGCATCTCGTCGCAGGCCGGCTGCGGCATGAACTGCCCCTTCTGCGCCACGGGCCAGGCCGGGCTGGACCGTAACCTCTCCACCGCGGAGATCGTGCACCAGATCGTCGACGGCATGCGTGCTCTGCGTGACGGTGAGGTGCCGGGTGGGCCCGCGCGGTTGTCGAACATCGTTTTCATGGGTATGGGCGAGCCGCTCGCCAACTACAAGCGGGTTGTCGGCGCCATCCGACGGCTGACCGACCCGGAGCCGGACGGGCTGGGCATCTCCCAGCGCGGTATCACCGTCTCCACGGTGGGCCTGGTGCCGGCGATGCTGCGGTTCGCCGACGAGGGCTTGAAGTGCCGCCTGGCTGTGTCGTTGCACGCGCCGGACGACGAGCTGCGCGACACCCTGGTGCCGGTCAACACCCGCTGGAAGGTCCGCGAGGTCCTGGACGCCGCGTGGGAGTACGCGGAGAAGTCCGGCCGCCGGGTATCCATCGAGTACGCCCTCATCAAGGACATCAACGATCAGGCGTGGCGGGCCGACCTGCTGGGCAAGCTGCTGAGCGGACGTCGGGTGCACGTCAACCTCATTCCGCTCAACCCCACGCCCGGATCGAAGTGGACCGCTTCGCGCCCCGAGGACGAGCGCGCGTTCGTCGCGGGGCTTGAGGCGCATGGAGTGCCCGTGACCGTTCGGGATACTCGGGGTCAAGAGATCGACGGTGCGTGCGGGCAGCTGGCGGCCTCCGAGCGCTGA
- a CDS encoding iron ABC transporter permease: MAVPLGFFGLFFGYPVAAITARGLHPDGAWQFARIGDVLGDPDVLNVLWFTVWQAAASTGLTLALALPGAYVFARLDFPGKQVLRAVVTVPFVLPTVVAGSAFLALLGRGGLLDELWGVRLDTTVWAILLAHVFFNYAVVVRTVGGLWAQLDPRQEEAARVLGAGRFAAWRRVTLPALGPAVAGAALMVFLFTFTSFGAVQIVGGPRYATLEVEIYRQTAQLLDLPTAAVLTLTQFAAVASLLAVHAWTVRRRESALRLVDASHTAHRPRGVGQWALLVGVLTVIALLILLPLAVLVERSFSGPDGYGFAFYEVLASAEESGGTFIVAPLDALWNSLQYAAVATVIALVVGGLAAAALTVRGPRGEGPTRTGRLVRGFDALLMLPLGTSAVTVGFGFLITLDEPPLDLRASWFLVPLAQALVGVPFVVRTMLPVLRAVDDRLREAATVLGASPLRAWREVDFPLVRRALLIAAGFAFAVSLGEFGATVFIARPDNPTLPVAVARFLGRAGELNYGQAMALSTILMVVCAAALLALERLRTNRSGEF, translated from the coding sequence ATGGCCGTGCCGCTCGGGTTCTTCGGGCTCTTCTTCGGCTACCCGGTCGCCGCGATCACCGCCCGCGGGCTCCACCCCGACGGTGCCTGGCAGTTCGCTCGCATCGGCGACGTGCTCGGTGACCCCGACGTACTGAACGTGCTGTGGTTCACCGTGTGGCAGGCAGCCGCCTCAACGGGGCTGACCCTGGCCCTCGCGTTGCCAGGTGCCTACGTGTTCGCGCGCCTCGACTTTCCGGGCAAGCAGGTGCTGCGGGCCGTCGTGACGGTGCCCTTCGTGCTGCCCACCGTGGTGGCGGGATCGGCGTTCCTCGCCCTGTTGGGACGGGGCGGCCTCCTCGACGAACTGTGGGGCGTTCGGCTGGACACTACGGTCTGGGCCATCCTGCTGGCCCATGTCTTCTTCAACTACGCCGTGGTGGTCCGCACCGTCGGCGGGCTGTGGGCGCAGCTCGATCCGCGACAGGAGGAGGCGGCACGTGTCCTGGGAGCCGGTCGGTTCGCCGCCTGGCGCCGGGTGACGTTGCCCGCTCTCGGGCCTGCGGTGGCCGGCGCGGCGCTGATGGTCTTCCTCTTCACCTTCACGTCCTTCGGCGCAGTCCAGATCGTCGGTGGGCCGCGTTACGCGACGTTGGAAGTGGAGATCTATCGACAAACGGCACAGCTTCTGGACCTGCCGACCGCCGCCGTACTCACGCTTACCCAGTTCGCCGCGGTCGCCTCGTTGCTGGCCGTACACGCGTGGACGGTGCGGCGACGGGAGAGCGCGCTGAGGCTGGTGGACGCCTCGCACACGGCACACCGGCCACGAGGAGTCGGGCAATGGGCACTCCTGGTGGGCGTGCTCACCGTGATCGCGCTATTGATCCTGCTGCCGCTGGCGGTGCTAGTGGAGCGGTCGTTCTCCGGTCCCGACGGCTACGGATTCGCCTTCTACGAGGTTCTGGCCTCGGCGGAGGAGAGCGGCGGTACCTTCATCGTGGCCCCGTTGGACGCCTTGTGGAACTCGCTCCAGTACGCGGCGGTCGCGACCGTCATCGCCCTCGTTGTCGGCGGGCTGGCCGCCGCCGCGCTGACCGTCCGGGGGCCGCGCGGTGAGGGGCCCACACGTACGGGGCGGCTGGTACGGGGCTTCGACGCGCTGCTGATGCTGCCTCTGGGCACCTCGGCCGTCACGGTGGGGTTCGGGTTTCTGATCACCTTGGATGAGCCGCCGCTGGACTTGCGGGCCTCGTGGTTCCTGGTGCCCCTGGCACAGGCCCTGGTCGGGGTACCGTTCGTCGTCCGCACGATGCTGCCGGTGCTCCGTGCGGTGGACGACCGGCTGCGCGAAGCGGCGACCGTGTTGGGGGCGTCGCCGCTCCGTGCCTGGCGAGAGGTCGACTTCCCCCTGGTCCGGCGGGCCCTGTTGATCGCAGCGGGTTTCGCGTTCGCCGTGTCGCTCGGCGAGTTCGGGGCGACCGTCTTCATCGCCCGACCCGACAACCCCACCCTGCCGGTGGCCGTCGCCCGCTTCCTGGGCCGCGCCGGGGAGCTCAACTACGGGCAAGCCATGGCCCTGAGCACCATCTTGATGGTGGTCTGCGCGGCTGCGCTGTTGGCGCTTGAGCGGCTCCGTACCAACCGTTCGGGAGAGTTCTAG
- a CDS encoding thiamine ABC transporter substrate-binding protein, giving the protein MNSYLRRAVGTALLGALGATTLAACGESDNGADSKTVTVVSHDSFVVSKSVLDEFTKQTGYKVKVARGADAGAAVNQAILSKGNPQGDVFFGIDNTLLSRALDEGVFAPYRAKDLDQVPTELQLDAAKHRVTPVDTGDICVNYDRKYFADKELAPPQTFDDLIKPQYKNLLVTENAATSSPGLGFLLGTVGAYGDDGWQDYWKKLKDNGVEVVDGWEQAYNDRFSGSGGGSGKGDKPLVVSYASSPPAEVVGVKPQPKEGPTGVATGTCFRQIEFAGLLDGAKNSKGGKALLDFMLSKKFQEDVPVKMYVNPVRRDAKLPEVFTKYGERITKPATVAPEKITENREQWIKSWTSLVVK; this is encoded by the coding sequence ATGAACAGCTACCTTCGGCGTGCCGTGGGCACGGCACTGCTCGGCGCACTGGGTGCCACGACGCTCGCGGCGTGCGGCGAGTCCGACAACGGAGCGGACTCCAAGACGGTCACCGTCGTCTCGCACGACTCCTTCGTGGTCTCGAAGTCGGTGCTTGACGAGTTCACCAAGCAGACCGGCTACAAGGTCAAGGTCGCGCGCGGTGCCGACGCCGGAGCGGCGGTGAACCAGGCCATCCTGTCGAAGGGGAACCCGCAGGGCGACGTCTTCTTCGGCATCGACAACACGTTGCTCTCCCGCGCGCTCGACGAGGGCGTCTTCGCCCCGTACCGCGCCAAGGACCTGGACCAGGTGCCGACGGAGCTGCAACTGGATGCCGCGAAGCACCGCGTGACCCCCGTGGACACCGGCGACATCTGCGTCAACTACGACCGGAAGTACTTCGCCGACAAGGAGCTCGCGCCGCCGCAGACCTTCGACGACCTCATCAAGCCGCAGTACAAGAACCTCCTGGTCACCGAGAACGCCGCCACCTCGTCGCCCGGATTGGGCTTCCTGCTCGGAACGGTCGGCGCGTACGGGGACGACGGCTGGCAGGACTACTGGAAGAAGCTGAAGGACAACGGGGTCGAGGTCGTGGACGGCTGGGAGCAGGCGTACAACGACCGGTTCTCGGGCTCCGGCGGCGGTTCGGGCAAGGGCGACAAGCCCCTCGTCGTCTCGTACGCCTCCAGCCCGCCCGCCGAGGTGGTCGGCGTCAAGCCGCAGCCCAAGGAGGGCCCGACGGGGGTGGCCACCGGCACCTGCTTCCGGCAGATCGAGTTCGCCGGGTTGCTCGACGGTGCGAAGAACAGCAAGGGCGGCAAGGCCCTGCTGGACTTCATGTTGAGCAAGAAGTTCCAGGAGGACGTACCGGTCAAGATGTACGTCAACCCGGTGCGGCGGGACGCGAAGCTGCCGGAGGTCTTCACCAAGTACGGCGAGCGGATCACCAAGCCGGCCACCGTCGCTCCGGAAAAGATCACTGAGAACCGCGAGCAGTGGATCAAGTCGTGGACTTCGCTCGTCGTGAAGTGA
- the pyrH gene encoding UMP kinase: MNLDADHADPKADGAKRRRFLLKLSGEAFAGGGGLGVDPDVVHKIAREVAAVVRDGAEIAIVIGGGNFFRGAELQQRGMDRARSDYMGMLGTVMNCLALQDFLEKEGIDSRVQTAITMGQVAEPYIPLRAVRHLEKGRVVIFGAGMGMPYFSTDTTAAQRALEIDAEALLMGKNGVDGVYDSDPKRNPDAVKFDALGYAEVITQDLKVADATAITLCRDNSLPILVFELLAEGNIARAVKGEKIGTLVSGQGDRN; this comes from the coding sequence ATGAATCTGGACGCCGACCACGCCGACCCGAAAGCTGACGGCGCCAAGCGCCGCCGGTTCCTGCTGAAGCTGTCCGGCGAAGCATTCGCCGGTGGCGGCGGACTCGGCGTCGATCCAGACGTCGTGCACAAGATCGCCCGCGAGGTGGCCGCCGTCGTCCGCGACGGGGCCGAGATCGCCATCGTCATCGGCGGCGGCAACTTCTTCCGCGGAGCCGAACTGCAGCAGCGCGGCATGGACCGCGCCCGCTCGGACTACATGGGCATGCTCGGAACCGTCATGAACTGCCTCGCTCTCCAGGACTTCCTGGAGAAGGAGGGCATCGACTCCCGAGTCCAGACCGCCATCACCATGGGGCAGGTGGCGGAGCCGTACATCCCGCTCCGTGCGGTGCGACACCTGGAGAAGGGGCGCGTCGTGATCTTCGGCGCCGGCATGGGCATGCCGTACTTCTCCACCGACACCACCGCGGCCCAGCGCGCCCTGGAGATCGACGCCGAGGCGCTGTTGATGGGCAAGAACGGCGTGGACGGAGTCTACGACTCGGACCCCAAGCGCAACCCGGACGCGGTCAAGTTCGACGCGCTGGGCTACGCCGAGGTCATCACCCAGGACCTCAAGGTCGCCGACGCCACGGCGATCACGCTGTGCCGCGACAACAGCCTGCCGATCCTCGTCTTCGAGCTGCTCGCCGAGGGCAACATCGCGCGCGCGGTGAAGGGTGAGAAGATCGGCACGCTCGTCAGCGGCCAGGGTGACCGGAACTGA